A part of Oscillatoria sp. FACHB-1406 genomic DNA contains:
- the hppD gene encoding 4-hydroxyphenylpyruvate dioxygenase produces MKIDRVCFYVDDAEKWRDWFARAMQFQAVGGGSDGQTRAEIVMSGEIVFVLCSPLRDESPVAAYLRSHPPGVAEVAFLVPDLDAALERAVAVPETRTLEPIQARQFTAGTMRWSTIVGRVPLRHTLVERRGITPILPEDWAIALSPCCDRIPAIDRIDHLVLNVAVGELERTARWYERALGFERQQTFAIQTQKSGLLSQVLVHPTSGVQIPANEPTSASSQIQEFLDFNGGAGVQHIALRTKSIIESICQLKRAGLSFLEVPPSYYDRVQQQHPQLNLSVREWEALARSQILIDPQVAEREKAPLLLQIFTQPIFPEPTFFFEFIERRDRARGFGEGNFRALFEAIEKEQVRRGTLNN; encoded by the coding sequence ATGAAAATCGATCGCGTTTGCTTTTATGTGGATGATGCCGAAAAATGGCGCGACTGGTTCGCGCGGGCGATGCAGTTTCAGGCAGTGGGGGGTGGCAGCGACGGGCAGACGCGCGCGGAAATCGTGATGAGTGGCGAGATTGTGTTTGTACTTTGTTCTCCTCTGCGCGATGAGAGTCCGGTGGCGGCGTATTTGCGATCGCACCCGCCGGGAGTGGCTGAGGTGGCGTTTCTCGTTCCCGATTTGGATGCGGCGCTCGAGCGGGCTGTTGCAGTACCGGAAACGAGAACCCTCGAGCCAATTCAAGCGCGGCAATTCACGGCTGGGACGATGCGCTGGAGTACGATTGTCGGGCGGGTTCCGCTAAGGCATACATTGGTGGAACGGCGGGGAATTACGCCAATTTTGCCGGAGGATTGGGCGATCGCGTTGAGTCCTTGCTGCGATCGCATCCCCGCGATCGATCGCATCGATCATCTCGTCTTGAATGTCGCGGTTGGGGAATTAGAGCGGACGGCGCGTTGGTACGAACGTGCTTTAGGATTCGAGCGCCAGCAAACGTTTGCCATTCAAACCCAGAAGTCCGGGCTGCTTTCGCAAGTTCTCGTCCATCCAACCAGCGGCGTGCAAATTCCAGCCAACGAACCGACTTCGGCAAGCTCTCAAATTCAGGAGTTTCTCGATTTTAATGGCGGTGCGGGGGTGCAGCATATTGCTTTGCGAACCAAAAGCATAATTGAATCAATTTGTCAACTGAAAAGGGCGGGTTTATCGTTTTTAGAAGTGCCGCCGAGTTATTACGATCGCGTGCAACAACAGCATCCGCAACTAAATTTATCGGTTCGGGAATGGGAGGCATTAGCGCGATCGCAAATTCTCATCGATCCTCAAGTTGCCGAGCGCGAGAAAGCCCCCTTATTGCTGCAAATTTTTACCCAACCGATTTTCCCAGAACCGACATTTTTCTTTGAGTTTATCGAACGCCGCGATCGCGCCCGAGGCTTCGGCGAAGGCAATTTTCGCGCCTTGTTTGAAGCAATAGAAAAAGAACAAGTCAGACGAGGTACGTTGAATAATTGA
- the ureC gene encoding urease subunit alpha: MSYRMDRRAYTETFGPTVGDRVRLADTELIIEVERDFTTYGDEVKFGGGKTIRDGMGQSPITRADGAVDLVITNALILDWWGIVKADIGIKDGKIQKIGKAGNPYIQDNVDIIIGPATEAIAGEGKILTAGGIDSHIHFICPQQIEVAIASGITTMIGGGTGPATGTNATTCTPGAWNLYRMLQSADAFPMNLGFLGKGNSSKPEGLREQVEAGAMGLKLHEDWGTTPAAIDTCLSVADEYDVQVAIHTDTLNEAGFVEATIAAFKNRTIHTYHTEGAGGGHAPDIIKVCGQANVLPSSTNPTRPYTANTLEEHLDMLMVCHHLDRGIPEDVAFAESRIRRETIAAEDILHDLGAFSMISSDSQAMGRVGEVVIRTWQTAHKMKVQFGPLEGDSSRNDNARAKRYVAKYTINPAIAHGIADVVGSVEEGKLADLCLWEPAFFGVKPEIILKGGLIAWAQMGDANASIPTPQPVHMRPMFGSFGGAMSATSLTFISQAALDAGIPEQLHLQKTAVAVKGTRNLTKQDLKLNDALPEIEVDPETYEVRADGKLLTCEPATVLPMAQRYFLF, encoded by the coding sequence ATGAGCTATAGAATGGATCGTCGCGCTTATACGGAGACTTTTGGTCCAACGGTTGGCGATCGCGTCCGCTTAGCCGATACTGAATTAATTATCGAAGTCGAGCGAGATTTCACCACTTACGGCGATGAAGTGAAATTTGGCGGCGGTAAAACGATTCGCGATGGGATGGGACAATCCCCCATTACCCGCGCCGATGGTGCTGTCGATCTCGTCATCACCAATGCTTTAATCCTCGACTGGTGGGGCATCGTCAAAGCCGATATCGGCATTAAAGACGGCAAGATTCAAAAAATCGGTAAAGCGGGCAATCCCTACATCCAAGATAACGTCGATATTATTATCGGCCCTGCTACCGAAGCGATCGCAGGGGAAGGTAAAATCCTGACAGCGGGCGGTATCGATTCTCACATCCACTTCATCTGCCCGCAACAAATCGAAGTTGCGATCGCATCCGGTATAACCACGATGATAGGCGGCGGCACGGGCCCCGCTACGGGAACCAACGCCACAACCTGCACGCCGGGAGCTTGGAATCTGTATCGAATGCTACAATCTGCGGATGCTTTTCCGATGAATCTCGGCTTTCTCGGTAAAGGCAACAGCAGCAAACCGGAAGGATTGCGCGAACAGGTCGAAGCCGGAGCGATGGGGCTAAAATTACATGAAGATTGGGGAACGACACCCGCCGCGATCGATACCTGCCTCAGCGTAGCCGACGAGTACGACGTGCAAGTCGCTATCCACACCGACACCCTCAACGAAGCCGGATTTGTCGAAGCAACGATCGCAGCCTTTAAAAATCGTACCATCCACACCTACCATACCGAAGGCGCAGGCGGCGGTCATGCCCCCGATATTATCAAAGTCTGCGGTCAAGCCAACGTTTTACCCTCCTCCACTAATCCCACTCGCCCTTACACCGCCAACACTCTCGAAGAACACCTCGATATGTTGATGGTGTGCCATCACCTCGATCGCGGCATTCCCGAAGACGTAGCCTTTGCCGAATCCCGCATTCGTCGCGAAACCATCGCCGCCGAAGATATTTTGCACGATTTAGGGGCATTTAGCATGATTTCTTCCGACTCCCAAGCAATGGGACGAGTCGGAGAAGTGGTGATTCGCACCTGGCAAACCGCCCATAAAATGAAAGTGCAATTCGGCCCTTTAGAAGGGGATAGCAGCCGCAACGACAACGCCCGCGCCAAACGCTACGTCGCCAAGTATACGATTAATCCCGCGATCGCCCACGGCATTGCCGATGTCGTCGGTTCCGTCGAAGAAGGCAAGCTTGCCGATTTATGCCTGTGGGAACCTGCTTTTTTCGGCGTGAAACCCGAGATTATCCTCAAAGGCGGTTTAATTGCTTGGGCGCAAATGGGCGATGCTAATGCAAGTATCCCAACCCCGCAACCCGTCCATATGCGCCCCATGTTCGGCAGTTTTGGCGGTGCGATGTCCGCAACTTCCCTCACCTTTATCTCCCAAGCTGCGTTAGATGCAGGGATTCCCGAACAACTTCACCTGCAAAAAACAGCCGTCGCCGTTAAAGGAACGCGCAACCTCACCAAACAAGATTTAAAACTAAATGATGCCCTACCGGAAATCGAAGTCGATCCCGAAACTTACGAAGTGCGCGCCGACGGGAAATTATTAACCTGCGAACCCGCTACGGTGTTGCCAATGGCGCAGCGTTACTTCTTATTTTGA
- a CDS encoding alpha/beta fold hydrolase, which produces MSETPKCFVWKDFELQCGVVLQEAKLVYQTYGELNRNRSNVILYPTSYGAQHFETQWLIGKERILDPSRWFIIIPNLFGNGLSSSPSNCKGCGLAQQGFYFTHLDNVRAQEKLLRESFGIERLALVYGWSMGAQQAYHWGALYRDRVDRIAAICGTARVTVHNQIFLKSLRAALTADPAWNGERFTATPERGFHTFALIYASWAASQAFYRHNLHQQGERTLDEYLSQAWEANYRKRDPHNLIAMLDTWLRCDISDNPLYRGDFQKALASIRAKTLVMPSRTDLYFTPEDCQAEAASIPDAIYRPIESIWGHRAGNPYQNLEDERFIRDAVRELLSVNSERSEI; this is translated from the coding sequence ATGAGCGAAACGCCAAAATGCTTTGTGTGGAAAGACTTTGAATTGCAATGCGGGGTAGTTCTACAGGAAGCGAAACTGGTTTATCAAACCTACGGCGAATTAAACCGCAACCGCAGCAACGTCATCCTTTATCCCACTTCCTACGGCGCGCAACACTTCGAGACGCAATGGCTTATCGGGAAAGAACGCATCCTCGACCCCAGCCGTTGGTTTATTATTATCCCCAATCTGTTCGGCAACGGTCTATCGAGTTCGCCGAGCAACTGTAAGGGCTGCGGTTTAGCCCAGCAAGGCTTTTATTTCACCCACCTCGATAATGTCCGCGCTCAGGAAAAACTGCTTCGGGAAAGCTTCGGTATCGAACGCCTCGCTTTAGTCTATGGCTGGTCGATGGGCGCACAACAAGCTTATCATTGGGGGGCATTGTATCGCGATCGCGTCGATCGCATTGCAGCCATTTGCGGCACGGCGCGCGTCACCGTCCACAACCAAATTTTCCTGAAAAGCCTGCGAGCGGCACTAACCGCAGACCCCGCCTGGAATGGCGAGCGTTTCACCGCCACGCCAGAGCGCGGTTTTCACACCTTTGCCCTCATTTATGCGAGTTGGGCGGCTTCCCAAGCCTTCTACCGTCACAACCTCCACCAACAAGGCGAGCGTACCCTCGACGAATATCTATCGCAAGCGTGGGAAGCCAACTATCGAAAACGAGATCCCCACAACCTCATTGCCATGCTCGATACTTGGTTGCGCTGCGATATCAGCGATAATCCCCTCTATCGAGGCGATTTCCAGAAAGCATTAGCTTCGATTCGAGCCAAAACCTTAGTGATGCCCTCTCGCACCGACCTGTATTTTACCCCCGAAGATTGCCAAGCCGAAGCCGCTTCAATTCCCGATGCTATTTATCGCCCCATTGAATCGATTTGGGGGCATCGAGCGGGCAATCCGTATCAAAACCTGGAAGACGAGCGGTTTATTCGCGATGCAGTGCGGGAGTTGTTATCTGTCAATAGCGAGCGATCGGAAATTTAA
- a CDS encoding ATP-binding protein translates to MTLVSAKVTPFGQGKKRLVRPQFFPIKNLQNVISAMNTPPLREPRFTLPLQRSFPKIMIGENEDSSCIRDYIQSHGILFVLEKDSLNICRVSDNTLKLLGIDPYFLLGKNLRVLLEANDIEALEACTDTERIARGANHVPICIQNQTQKLEFDGLVQCQEDCIILELEPKQNFKTAKDLDFYPLVRGSLAKFRKAESVQELCDFTAQELRQITECDRAMVYQFDPDGNGRVIAEDKREDLEPFLGLNYPALDIPEASRNLLLKNLFRSICDIEASPAYIIPHNQPLDLSLSVLRGVSPCHIEYLRNMGVRASIGISILKNKKLWGLVVCHYISSKYISYQVRAACELLCQIVSSELLTKEENRDYQYRLEISSIQSNLLEAMSNAEKFQDALIEHKQDFLKLVSAGGAAIYSGREIVLLGQTPPREIVQKLLKRLGDKSFQQNIFYTDCLARWEPAIAAYKDVASGMLAVAISPQPKKYLLWFRPEIVQTVRWAGDPSPQTQVGSDGIVGLCPRKSFEMWKETVRLTSLSWQQYEIDAALELRKAIINVVLRQADELAELNMALRQSEARQREKAKELKSTLCELKQTQTQLIHNEKMSSLGQLVAGVAHELNNPINFIGGNLRYAQEYANNLLSLVELYSQYYPSPPIEIESKIEAVEFDFLREDFPKLMSSMKLGAERISKLVSSLRNFSRLDESDMKPVDIHEGIDNTLVILNNRFKAKPDRPNIQIVKEYGNLPLVECHASQLNQVFMNLIANGVDALEERDLALPMEEVAANPSTITIRTESIGESEVIISIIDNALGMPEEVAARIFDPFFTTKPIGKGTGLGLAISHQIVVEKHKGKLHCISTPGVGTEFRIEIPLKFNPAPSVE, encoded by the coding sequence ATGACGCTCGTAAGCGCTAAAGTGACTCCCTTTGGTCAAGGGAAAAAACGTCTCGTCCGTCCTCAATTTTTCCCGATAAAAAATCTGCAAAATGTCATCTCTGCTATGAATACCCCGCCGCTCCGAGAACCTCGCTTTACCCTGCCCCTACAGCGCTCCTTTCCAAAAATAATGATTGGCGAAAATGAGGATTCTTCTTGTATTCGCGATTATATTCAGTCGCACGGAATTCTATTCGTTTTAGAAAAAGATAGCCTTAATATTTGTCGGGTTAGCGACAATACCTTGAAATTATTAGGCATCGATCCTTATTTTTTGTTAGGGAAGAACTTGAGGGTATTACTCGAAGCAAATGACATCGAAGCTCTAGAAGCTTGTACGGATACAGAACGAATCGCTCGAGGTGCAAATCACGTCCCGATCTGCATTCAGAATCAGACGCAAAAACTGGAGTTTGACGGACTCGTTCAGTGTCAGGAAGATTGTATTATCTTAGAACTCGAACCCAAACAAAACTTCAAGACAGCGAAAGATTTAGATTTTTACCCCCTAGTTCGCGGTTCGCTGGCGAAATTCAGGAAAGCAGAAAGCGTGCAGGAGCTTTGCGATTTTACCGCGCAAGAATTAAGGCAGATTACAGAGTGCGATCGCGCAATGGTTTATCAATTTGACCCCGACGGTAACGGTCGAGTCATTGCTGAAGATAAAAGAGAAGATTTAGAGCCATTTCTCGGACTGAACTACCCCGCCTTAGATATTCCCGAAGCCTCGAGAAATCTATTGTTAAAAAACCTGTTCCGTTCCATCTGCGATATCGAAGCTTCACCGGCTTATATTATTCCTCACAATCAACCTCTCGATCTCAGTCTTTCCGTCTTAAGAGGGGTTTCCCCCTGCCATATCGAATACCTCCGCAACATGGGAGTCCGCGCTTCCATCGGCATTTCAATTCTTAAAAACAAGAAGTTGTGGGGATTAGTAGTTTGCCATTATATATCCTCTAAATATATTTCTTACCAAGTGCGAGCCGCTTGCGAACTGCTCTGTCAAATTGTCTCTAGCGAACTTTTAACAAAAGAAGAAAATCGCGACTATCAATACCGCCTCGAAATTTCTTCCATTCAATCCAACTTGCTGGAAGCCATGTCGAACGCGGAAAAATTTCAAGATGCTCTTATCGAACACAAGCAAGACTTTCTCAAGCTCGTCTCAGCAGGAGGAGCCGCTATTTACTCGGGTAGAGAAATTGTCCTCCTCGGACAAACACCTCCCCGAGAAATCGTTCAGAAATTACTCAAACGTTTAGGCGATAAATCATTTCAGCAAAATATTTTCTACACCGATTGTCTGGCTCGTTGGGAACCCGCAATCGCAGCCTATAAAGATGTAGCCAGCGGAATGTTAGCCGTTGCAATCTCGCCCCAGCCCAAAAAATATCTCCTTTGGTTTCGCCCAGAGATCGTTCAAACCGTTCGCTGGGCGGGAGATCCATCTCCTCAAACTCAAGTTGGCTCGGATGGAATAGTGGGACTTTGCCCGCGCAAATCTTTTGAAATGTGGAAAGAAACGGTGCGCTTGACTTCTCTCTCTTGGCAGCAGTATGAAATTGATGCTGCCCTAGAGTTGCGCAAAGCAATTATTAACGTTGTTTTGCGTCAAGCTGACGAACTTGCTGAATTAAATATGGCGCTTCGACAATCGGAAGCCAGACAACGCGAAAAAGCGAAAGAGCTAAAATCAACGTTGTGCGAACTCAAACAAACTCAAACTCAACTGATTCACAACGAAAAAATGTCAAGTTTGGGACAACTCGTAGCCGGAGTCGCCCACGAACTCAATAATCCGATTAATTTTATTGGGGGAAATCTCCGGTACGCACAGGAGTATGCGAACAATTTGCTTTCTTTAGTTGAGTTATACAGTCAATATTATCCCTCACCTCCGATAGAGATAGAATCTAAAATAGAGGCAGTTGAGTTCGATTTTTTGCGCGAGGACTTCCCCAAGTTAATGTCTTCCATGAAATTGGGAGCAGAACGCATTAGTAAGTTAGTTTCTTCGCTTCGCAATTTCTCGCGGCTTGACGAGTCGGATATGAAGCCCGTGGACATTCACGAGGGCATCGACAATACTTTGGTCATTTTAAATAATCGATTTAAGGCAAAGCCCGATCGCCCCAACATTCAAATTGTTAAAGAGTATGGAAATTTGCCTTTAGTGGAATGTCATGCCAGTCAGTTAAATCAAGTGTTTATGAATTTGATTGCGAATGGCGTTGATGCCCTTGAAGAGCGAGATCTCGCCCTGCCGATGGAAGAAGTTGCTGCCAATCCCAGCACGATTACCATTCGCACGGAAAGTATTGGAGAGAGTGAGGTGATTATCTCAATTATCGATAATGCTTTAGGAATGCCTGAAGAGGTGGCGGCGAGAATTTTCGATCCCTTTTTCACGACTAAACCTATCGGCAAAGGAACGGGTTTAGGGTTGGCAATCAGCCATCAAATTGTTGTCGAAAAACATAAAGGAAAATTACACTGTATTTCGACTCCTGGAGTCGGAACGGAGTTTAGAATTGAAATTCCTTTAAAATTTAATCCTGCTCCATCTGTGGAATAA
- a CDS encoding fatty acid desaturase family protein, whose protein sequence is MEEQLERVAEKPRESLSVGDLASLNLKSNLRGFLHLSGHLGVMLTSGLLWSIFRQTNLGLALPALVVYGFSFAAMFAPLHENCHRTAFANPRLNDAVAWLAGLLSFYNSTFFRRYHKWHHRYTQIAGKDPELSDPKPTNLGEYIWQISGIPWWLGKIRGHWRVATGQMEEFSFIPDSARGETIRSTRIQLLVYGTAIAFSLLLGHPWAFVLYWLLPLAVGQPILRAILLAEHANCSTDNNPFTNTRTTLTAFPLRFLMWNMPFHAEHHLYPSIPFHALPTAHERLKDRWVHLAKGYLRANGEIVTQLGRETA, encoded by the coding sequence ATGGAGGAGCAGTTGGAACGAGTAGCAGAAAAGCCGCGCGAAAGCCTGAGCGTTGGGGATTTAGCAAGTTTAAACCTAAAGTCGAATTTACGTGGCTTCTTGCACCTCAGCGGTCACTTAGGGGTCATGTTGACAAGCGGTTTACTGTGGTCGATTTTTCGACAGACAAATCTTGGGTTGGCGTTGCCCGCCCTTGTTGTCTATGGCTTCAGTTTCGCTGCAATGTTCGCCCCGCTGCATGAAAATTGTCACCGGACTGCTTTTGCCAATCCCCGCCTCAACGATGCTGTCGCTTGGTTGGCTGGCTTGCTCTCGTTTTATAACAGTACCTTCTTCCGCCGCTATCATAAGTGGCATCATCGCTACACCCAAATTGCGGGGAAAGATCCGGAATTGAGCGACCCCAAACCGACCAATCTAGGAGAATATATCTGGCAAATCAGCGGCATTCCTTGGTGGTTGGGTAAAATTCGCGGACATTGGCGCGTCGCCACCGGACAGATGGAAGAATTCTCTTTCATTCCGGATTCCGCTCGAGGGGAGACGATTCGTTCGACGCGGATTCAGTTATTGGTCTATGGAACTGCGATCGCGTTCTCGCTACTATTAGGTCATCCTTGGGCCTTTGTCCTCTACTGGTTACTGCCCCTCGCCGTCGGACAGCCGATTTTACGCGCGATTTTGCTCGCCGAACACGCGAACTGCTCTACCGACAACAATCCTTTCACCAATACCCGCACCACTTTAACCGCGTTTCCCCTCCGTTTTCTGATGTGGAATATGCCCTTCCACGCCGAGCATCACCTTTATCCCTCAATTCCCTTCCACGCTTTACCCACCGCCCACGAACGTTTAAAAGACCGTTGGGTTCACCTAGCTAAAGGGTATCTGCGAGCGAATGGCGAAATCGTCACGCAGTTGGGGCGCGAAACCGCATGA